From Anopheles darlingi chromosome 2, idAnoDarlMG_H_01, whole genome shotgun sequence, the proteins below share one genomic window:
- the LOC125950228 gene encoding uncharacterized protein LOC125950228 isoform X5 has protein sequence MTLIGPSAPGMAFMMKKKKYKFSVELHLEELVEVPFLNAVLFAKVRLLDGGSFQEHSNREEVKNHTVRWGQKFEFLCKMTSNASTGVLDPCTVRISVRKEIKGGRSYQKLGFTDLNLAEFAGAGLTSRKCLLEGYDARHRQDNSMLNVSLRMHMIQGDILFKVPSPSPKSKTALPQDNLALGLQPTDPAMAVAPGGGTTGGTAVGGGPPVVTPVVARSVTTKEDPAVSGFDSLPKKSKQPTTNQGFPPSLEHQQSIEMDPLSSYVITDSGISESSEPPSSILDFQSNLPIVAPVAVATTSPQQSNNTVVVGGGAGTVGQVVVPVAGTTVPAVPGTAVPTAVVAGTTAEMGHSRNSSNTSQMSKGSGYSSFSHSQHSRQSSEGDSGHQRFRQPAMATFPHSKPLITVSHSTVPSSSSGTSAHHHQPLVNGGLSRFVNANKQLLTSGGSGSIAGFGGHHHHHRTPTKTVTANRLLMKLRLPQTPNSDSGDELYATPDITVLSDADSSEDQTEPGVDEFGTPTAEIPLAKLVKIKSMNNLAIPKGSMFPDEDQPDYQGRASLLLEAAALGVVTDDLSVLAPGTPGLLNLNRMKSMGNLSAYEREFGDTPVDLLKLKKDFETRRFSFAKMKSLTDLTVDDERDDVLVRRRRQVEADERSSPDADGKPQSPGAHSFTGSGFEQANRFLPFQMRNSFNGGVYRKRSGIGYTRYIGLEDDVTSPDMARLACSNMTKIGSLGTIPTAGFDQVDHVPFLTPNIGRKRFASTNTSATSSPDENDQPVLSRAQQSKHVVTTTTTSAVAAKVVARGGSTRSANPFERNFRKSAPIGGLSPDGTIPIGGAALSLANCSSASVQQLPIGGGSGGGGYFRQSDSNFYNIARNYPIGKSSSANLESLKHRSSYNNFPLGLKTSPNGAANLAISSSKVTAAVSKLEGAGVTMKGGTAGTNTKTSGAKGSTAGSVAATAVTKAVPVTATAIQPAASGNRVFHSSSSIPMSETGSLDRMKSAVERRKKGAGLDGDNGTGPTLSGRVEGTRVNTGLIIDELLKNTKLEHIEDEKNPTGLALYISSDGTTMVGSHEVRSRMPAGAFKQVVMENPR, from the exons ATGACACTGATAGGGCCCAGTGCCCCCGGAATGGCATttatgatgaagaagaagaagtacaaGTTCTCGGTGGAGCTGCACCTGGAGGAGCTGGTTGAGGTTCCGTTCCTCAATGCGGTGCTGTTCGCGAAGGTTCGGCTGCTGGACGGTGGTTCCTTTCAGGAGCACAGCAATCG GGAAGAGGTGAAAAATCACACCGTCCGGTGGGGCCAAAAGTTCGAGTTCCTCTGTAAGATGACGTCGAATGCGTCAACCGGTGTGCTGGATCCCTGCACCGTACGGATATCGGTGCGCAAAGAGATCAAAGGTGGCCGAAGCTATCAG AAACTAGGCTTCACCGATCTTAACCTGGCCGAGTTTGCGGGTGCAGGCTTGACGTCGCGAAAGTGCTTACTCGAGGGTTACGATGCACGGCACCGGCAGGACAACTCGATGCTGAACGTGTCCCTTCGAATGCACATGATCCAGGGTGATATTTTGTTTAAAGT TCCTTCTCCCAGTCCAAAGTCGAAGACAGCACTTCCACAGGACAACCTAGCACTAGGGCTGCAGCCGACCGATCCGGCGATGGCAGTTGCTCCCGGTGGAGGTACCACTGGTGGTACCGCCGTTGGTGGCGGTCCACCTGTCGTGACACCTGTAGTAGCTCGTAGCGTTACCACCAAAGAGGATCCCGCCGTATCCGGGTTCGATTCGCTGCCGAAAAAATCCAAGCAACCCACTACCAACCAGGGTTTCCCTCCGTCACTAG AACACCAACAATCAATCGAGATGGATCCGCTGTCATCGTACGTGATTACCGATTCCGGTATCTCTGAATCTTCCGAACCGCCATCGTCAATACTGGACTTCCAGTCGAATCTTCCGATCGTGGCACCGGTCGCGGTTGCCACGACTTCCCCGCAACAGTCCAACAATACGGTGGTAgtcggcggtggtgccggtactgTTGGTCAGGTGGTGGTACCCGTGGCGGGTACGACGGTTCCTGCAGTACCGGGCACTGCGGTGCCCACGGCTGTCGTCGCCGGAACTACAGCGGAAATGGGGCATTCCCGTAACTCGAGCAATACTAGTCAA ATGTCCAAAGGTTCCGGTTACAGCAGTTTCTCCCACAGTCAACATTCGAGGCAAAGCTCCGAGGGAGATTCAGGCCATCAGAG ATTCCGGCAACCGGCCATGGCCACCTTTCCGCATAGTAAACCGCTCATTACGGTATCGCACAGTACGGTGCCGTCCAGTAGTAGTGGCACaagcgcacaccaccaccagcccttAGTTAACGGTGGCTTGAGTCGTTTCGTGAATGCTAATAAGCAACTTCTCACTAGCGGCGGTAGCGGCAGCATCGCCGGATTCggtgggcaccaccaccatcatcggacaCCAACGAAGACGGTCACCGCTAACCGGTTACTGATGAAGCTGCGCCTTCCGCAAACGCCAAATTCGGACTCGGGCGACGAGCTGTACGCGACGCCGGACATCACGGTGCTATCGGATGCGGACAGCAGCGAGGACCAGACCGAACCGGGTGTCGATGAGTTCGGGACGCCAACGGCCGAGATACCGCTCGCGAAGCTGGTCAAGATCAAGAGCATGAACAATTTGGCCATCCCGAAGGGTAGCATGTTCCCAGACGAAGACCAACCGGACTACCAGGGACGGGCGAGCCTGCTGCTAGAGGCGGCAGCACTAGGTGTGGTCACCGATGATCTGAGCGTGCTGGCACCCGGTACGCCCGGGCTGCTCAACCTGAACCGCATGAAATCCATGGGCAATCTGTCCGCGTACGAGCGTGAGTTCGGCGACACGCCGGTAGATCTGCTGAAGCTCAAGAAGGACTTTGAAACGCGTCGGTTCAGCTttgcaaaaatgaaatcccTTACCGATCTGACGGTCGATGATGAGCGGGATGACGTATTGGTACGAAGGCGCCGCCAGGTGGAAGCCGATGAAAGAAGCTCACCGGACGCGGACGGTAAACCGCAGTCACCGGGTGCCCATTCCTTCACCGGTTCCGGCTTCGAGCAGGCCAAccgcttccttcccttccagaTGCGCAACTCATTCAATGGTGGCGTATACCGGAAGCGGTCCGGTATCGGGTACACCCGGTACATAGGGCTCGAGGATGATGTTACGTCGCCGGATATGGCGCGGCTCGCTTGCAGTAATATGACCAAGATTGGTTCGCTCGGTACGATACCGACGGCCGGATTCGATCAGGTTGACCATGTACCCTTCCTAACACCCAACATTGGCCGCAAACGATTCGCCTCGACCAACAcgagcgccaccagcagccctGATGAGAATGATCAGCCGGTGCTGAGCAGAGCGCAACAGAGCAAACACGTcgtaacgacgacaacgacctcAGCAGTAGCTGCCAAAGTAGTGGCACGTGGTGGTTCCACCCGATCGGCCAATCCATTCGAGCGAAACTTCCGCAAGAGTGCACCAATCGGTGGCTTGAGTCCCGACGGGACGatcccgatcggtggtgcgGCACTCTCGCTAGCCAACTGTTCATCCGCCTCCGTCCAGCAGCTgcccatcggtggtggtagtgggggtGGTGGCTACTTCCGGCAGTCCGATAGCAACTTCTACAACATTGCCCGCAACTATCCGATCGGGAAGTCATCGTCGGCGAACCTGGAATCGCTCAAGCATCGTTCCTCGTACAACAACTTTCCGCTCGGTCTGAAAACGTCCCCGAACGGTGCTGCAAACCTGGCGATCAGCAGTAGCAAAGTGACGGCCGCCGTTTCAAAGCTTGAGGGTGCCGGTGTCACTATGAAGGGAGGTACCGCGggcaccaacaccaagacATCCGGCGCGAAAGGGTCGACCGCAggttcggtggcggcgacggcagtgACGAAAGCGGTGCCCGTGACCGCGACGGCCATTCAACCAGCCGCGTCCGGAAATCGTGTCTTCCATAG CTCTAGCTCAATTCCAATGAGTGAAACCGGCTCACTGGATCGCATGAAGTCGGCAGTGGAACGACGGAAAAAGGGTGCCGGACTGGACGGAGACAACGGCACGGGACCGACGCTTTCGGGCCGTGTCGAGGGCACGCGCGTCAACACGGGGCTGATAATCGATGAGCTACTGAAAAACACCAAACTAGAACACATAGAAGATGAGAAAA ATCCCACCGGACTAGCGCTGTACATCAGTAGCGATGGTACGACGATGGTTGGCAGCCACGAGGTGCGCTCGCGAATGCCGGCCGGAGCATTCAAGCAGGTGGTTATGGAAAATCCAAgatag
- the LOC125950228 gene encoding serine-rich adhesin for platelets isoform X1 yields MTLIGPSAPGMAFMMKKKKYKFSVELHLEELVEVPFLNAVLFAKVRLLDGGSFQEHSNREEVKNHTVRWGQKFEFLCKMTSNASTGVLDPCTVRISVRKEIKGGRSYQKLGFTDLNLAEFAGAGLTSRKCLLEGYDARHRQDNSMLNVSLRMHMIQGDILFKVPSPSPKSKTALPQDNLALGLQPTDPAMAVAPGGGTTGGTAVGGGPPVVTPVVARSVTTKEDPAVSGFDSLPKKSKQPTTNQGFPPSLEHQQSIEMDPLSSYVITDSGISESSEPPSSILDFQSNLPIVAPVAVATTSPQQSNNTVVVGGGAGTVGQVVVPVAGTTVPAVPGTAVPTAVVAGTTAEMGHSRNSSNTSQMSKGSGYSSFSHSQHSRQSSEGDSGHQRFRQPAMATFPHSKPLITVSHSTVPSSSSGTSAHHHQPLVNGGLSRFVNANKQLLTSGGSGSIAGFGGHHHHHRTPTKTVTANRLLMKLRLPQTPNSDSGDELYATPDITVLSDADSSEDQTEPGVDEFGTPTAEIPLAKLVKIKSMNNLAIPKGSMFPDEDQPDYQGRASLLLEAAALGVVTDDLSVLAPGTPGLLNLNRMKSMGNLSAYEREFGDTPVDLLKLKKDFETRRFSFAKMKSLTDLTVDDERDDVLVRRRRQVEADERSSPDADGKPQSPGAHSFTGSGFEQANRFLPFQMRNSFNGGVYRKRSGIGYTRYIGLEDDVTSPDMARLACSNMTKIGSLGTIPTAGFDQVDHVPFLTPNIGRKRFASTNTSATSSPDENDQPVLSRAQQSKHVVTTTTTSAVAAKVVARGGSTRSANPFERNFRKSAPIGGLSPDGTIPIGGAALSLANCSSASVQQLPIGGGSGGGGYFRQSDSNFYNIARNYPIGKSSSANLESLKHRSSYNNFPLGLKTSPNGAANLAISSSKVTAAVSKLEGAGVTMKGGTAGTNTKTSGAKGSTAGSVAATAVTKAVPVTATAIQPAASGNRVFHRFRSVVRVVLKLIIKRPSTNQSTNDCHRSATTSTTASTTSTTTTSTTTITTASTSSSNSSHTSNSTTTSTSTNTTTTTTNTATSATVLKNPSSSSIPMSETGSLDRMKSAVERRKKGAGLDGDNGTGPTLSGRVEGTRVNTGLIIDELLKNTKLEHIEDEKNPTGLALYISSDGTTMVGSHEVRSRMPAGAFKQVVMENPR; encoded by the exons ATGACACTGATAGGGCCCAGTGCCCCCGGAATGGCATttatgatgaagaagaagaagtacaaGTTCTCGGTGGAGCTGCACCTGGAGGAGCTGGTTGAGGTTCCGTTCCTCAATGCGGTGCTGTTCGCGAAGGTTCGGCTGCTGGACGGTGGTTCCTTTCAGGAGCACAGCAATCG GGAAGAGGTGAAAAATCACACCGTCCGGTGGGGCCAAAAGTTCGAGTTCCTCTGTAAGATGACGTCGAATGCGTCAACCGGTGTGCTGGATCCCTGCACCGTACGGATATCGGTGCGCAAAGAGATCAAAGGTGGCCGAAGCTATCAG AAACTAGGCTTCACCGATCTTAACCTGGCCGAGTTTGCGGGTGCAGGCTTGACGTCGCGAAAGTGCTTACTCGAGGGTTACGATGCACGGCACCGGCAGGACAACTCGATGCTGAACGTGTCCCTTCGAATGCACATGATCCAGGGTGATATTTTGTTTAAAGT TCCTTCTCCCAGTCCAAAGTCGAAGACAGCACTTCCACAGGACAACCTAGCACTAGGGCTGCAGCCGACCGATCCGGCGATGGCAGTTGCTCCCGGTGGAGGTACCACTGGTGGTACCGCCGTTGGTGGCGGTCCACCTGTCGTGACACCTGTAGTAGCTCGTAGCGTTACCACCAAAGAGGATCCCGCCGTATCCGGGTTCGATTCGCTGCCGAAAAAATCCAAGCAACCCACTACCAACCAGGGTTTCCCTCCGTCACTAG AACACCAACAATCAATCGAGATGGATCCGCTGTCATCGTACGTGATTACCGATTCCGGTATCTCTGAATCTTCCGAACCGCCATCGTCAATACTGGACTTCCAGTCGAATCTTCCGATCGTGGCACCGGTCGCGGTTGCCACGACTTCCCCGCAACAGTCCAACAATACGGTGGTAgtcggcggtggtgccggtactgTTGGTCAGGTGGTGGTACCCGTGGCGGGTACGACGGTTCCTGCAGTACCGGGCACTGCGGTGCCCACGGCTGTCGTCGCCGGAACTACAGCGGAAATGGGGCATTCCCGTAACTCGAGCAATACTAGTCAA ATGTCCAAAGGTTCCGGTTACAGCAGTTTCTCCCACAGTCAACATTCGAGGCAAAGCTCCGAGGGAGATTCAGGCCATCAGAG ATTCCGGCAACCGGCCATGGCCACCTTTCCGCATAGTAAACCGCTCATTACGGTATCGCACAGTACGGTGCCGTCCAGTAGTAGTGGCACaagcgcacaccaccaccagcccttAGTTAACGGTGGCTTGAGTCGTTTCGTGAATGCTAATAAGCAACTTCTCACTAGCGGCGGTAGCGGCAGCATCGCCGGATTCggtgggcaccaccaccatcatcggacaCCAACGAAGACGGTCACCGCTAACCGGTTACTGATGAAGCTGCGCCTTCCGCAAACGCCAAATTCGGACTCGGGCGACGAGCTGTACGCGACGCCGGACATCACGGTGCTATCGGATGCGGACAGCAGCGAGGACCAGACCGAACCGGGTGTCGATGAGTTCGGGACGCCAACGGCCGAGATACCGCTCGCGAAGCTGGTCAAGATCAAGAGCATGAACAATTTGGCCATCCCGAAGGGTAGCATGTTCCCAGACGAAGACCAACCGGACTACCAGGGACGGGCGAGCCTGCTGCTAGAGGCGGCAGCACTAGGTGTGGTCACCGATGATCTGAGCGTGCTGGCACCCGGTACGCCCGGGCTGCTCAACCTGAACCGCATGAAATCCATGGGCAATCTGTCCGCGTACGAGCGTGAGTTCGGCGACACGCCGGTAGATCTGCTGAAGCTCAAGAAGGACTTTGAAACGCGTCGGTTCAGCTttgcaaaaatgaaatcccTTACCGATCTGACGGTCGATGATGAGCGGGATGACGTATTGGTACGAAGGCGCCGCCAGGTGGAAGCCGATGAAAGAAGCTCACCGGACGCGGACGGTAAACCGCAGTCACCGGGTGCCCATTCCTTCACCGGTTCCGGCTTCGAGCAGGCCAAccgcttccttcccttccagaTGCGCAACTCATTCAATGGTGGCGTATACCGGAAGCGGTCCGGTATCGGGTACACCCGGTACATAGGGCTCGAGGATGATGTTACGTCGCCGGATATGGCGCGGCTCGCTTGCAGTAATATGACCAAGATTGGTTCGCTCGGTACGATACCGACGGCCGGATTCGATCAGGTTGACCATGTACCCTTCCTAACACCCAACATTGGCCGCAAACGATTCGCCTCGACCAACAcgagcgccaccagcagccctGATGAGAATGATCAGCCGGTGCTGAGCAGAGCGCAACAGAGCAAACACGTcgtaacgacgacaacgacctcAGCAGTAGCTGCCAAAGTAGTGGCACGTGGTGGTTCCACCCGATCGGCCAATCCATTCGAGCGAAACTTCCGCAAGAGTGCACCAATCGGTGGCTTGAGTCCCGACGGGACGatcccgatcggtggtgcgGCACTCTCGCTAGCCAACTGTTCATCCGCCTCCGTCCAGCAGCTgcccatcggtggtggtagtgggggtGGTGGCTACTTCCGGCAGTCCGATAGCAACTTCTACAACATTGCCCGCAACTATCCGATCGGGAAGTCATCGTCGGCGAACCTGGAATCGCTCAAGCATCGTTCCTCGTACAACAACTTTCCGCTCGGTCTGAAAACGTCCCCGAACGGTGCTGCAAACCTGGCGATCAGCAGTAGCAAAGTGACGGCCGCCGTTTCAAAGCTTGAGGGTGCCGGTGTCACTATGAAGGGAGGTACCGCGggcaccaacaccaagacATCCGGCGCGAAAGGGTCGACCGCAggttcggtggcggcgacggcagtgACGAAAGCGGTGCCCGTGACCGCGACGGCCATTCAACCAGCCGCGTCCGGAAATCGTGTCTTCCATAG ATTCCGCTCGGTAGTGCGCGTGGTGCTAAAGTTGATCATTAAAAGACCATCGACAAACCAATCGACAAACGATTGTCACAGGTCTGCCACCACTTCTACTACCGCCtctactactagtactactaccactagtactactactattactactgctagtactagtagtagtaactCTAGCCATACTTCCAATTCTACTACTACATCTACTtctaccaacaccacaaccaccaccaccaacactgctACCAGTGCGACGGTGTTAAA AAATCCCAGCTCTAGCTCAATTCCAATGAGTGAAACCGGCTCACTGGATCGCATGAAGTCGGCAGTGGAACGACGGAAAAAGGGTGCCGGACTGGACGGAGACAACGGCACGGGACCGACGCTTTCGGGCCGTGTCGAGGGCACGCGCGTCAACACGGGGCTGATAATCGATGAGCTACTGAAAAACACCAAACTAGAACACATAGAAGATGAGAAAA ATCCCACCGGACTAGCGCTGTACATCAGTAGCGATGGTACGACGATGGTTGGCAGCCACGAGGTGCGCTCGCGAATGCCGGCCGGAGCATTCAAGCAGGTGGTTATGGAAAATCCAAgatag
- the LOC125950228 gene encoding uncharacterized protein LOC125950228 isoform X3 — protein MTLIGPSAPGMAFMMKKKKYKFSVELHLEELVEVPFLNAVLFAKVRLLDGGSFQEHSNREEVKNHTVRWGQKFEFLCKMTSNASTGVLDPCTVRISVRKEIKGGRSYQKLGFTDLNLAEFAGAGLTSRKCLLEGYDARHRQDNSMLNVSLRMHMIQGDILFKVPSPSPKSKTALPQDNLALGLQPTDPAMAVAPGGGTTGGTAVGGGPPVVTPVVARSVTTKEDPAVSGFDSLPKKSKQPTTNQGFPPSLEHQQSIEMDPLSSYVITDSGISESSEPPSSILDFQSNLPIVAPVAVATTSPQQSNNTVVVGGGAGTVGQVVVPVAGTTVPAVPGTAVPTAVVAGTTAEMGHSRNSSNTSQMSKGSGYSSFSHSQHSRQSSEGDSGHQRFRQPAMATFPHSKPLITVSHSTVPSSSSGTSAHHHQPLVNGGLSRFVNANKQLLTSGGSGSIAGFGGHHHHHRTPTKTVTANRLLMKLRLPQTPNSDSGDELYATPDITVLSDADSSEDQTEPGVDEFGTPTAEIPLAKLVKIKSMNNLAIPKGSMFPDEDQPDYQGRASLLLEAAALGVVTDDLSVLAPGTPGLLNLNRMKSMGNLSAYEREFGDTPVDLLKLKKDFETRRFSFAKMKSLTDLTVDDERDDVLVRRRRQVEADERSSPDADGKPQSPGAHSFTGSGFEQANRFLPFQMRNSFNGGVYRKRSGIGYTRYIGLEDDVTSPDMARLACSNMTKIGSLGTIPTAGFDQVDHVPFLTPNIGRKRFASTNTSATSSPDENDQPVLSRAQQSKHVVTTTTTSAVAAKVVARGGSTRSANPFERNFRKSAPIGGLSPDGTIPIGGAALSLANCSSASVQQLPIGGGSGGGGYFRQSDSNFYNIARNYPIGKSSSANLESLKHRSSYNNFPLGLKTSPNGAANLAISSSKVTAAVSKLEGAGVTMKGGTAGTNTKTSGAKGSTAGSVAATAVTKAVPVTATAIQPAASGNRVFHRFRSVVRVVLKLIIKRPSTNQSTNDCHRNPSSSSIPMSETGSLDRMKSAVERRKKGAGLDGDNGTGPTLSGRVEGTRVNTGLIIDELLKNTKLEHIEDEKNPTGLALYISSDGTTMVGSHEVRSRMPAGAFKQVVMENPR, from the exons ATGACACTGATAGGGCCCAGTGCCCCCGGAATGGCATttatgatgaagaagaagaagtacaaGTTCTCGGTGGAGCTGCACCTGGAGGAGCTGGTTGAGGTTCCGTTCCTCAATGCGGTGCTGTTCGCGAAGGTTCGGCTGCTGGACGGTGGTTCCTTTCAGGAGCACAGCAATCG GGAAGAGGTGAAAAATCACACCGTCCGGTGGGGCCAAAAGTTCGAGTTCCTCTGTAAGATGACGTCGAATGCGTCAACCGGTGTGCTGGATCCCTGCACCGTACGGATATCGGTGCGCAAAGAGATCAAAGGTGGCCGAAGCTATCAG AAACTAGGCTTCACCGATCTTAACCTGGCCGAGTTTGCGGGTGCAGGCTTGACGTCGCGAAAGTGCTTACTCGAGGGTTACGATGCACGGCACCGGCAGGACAACTCGATGCTGAACGTGTCCCTTCGAATGCACATGATCCAGGGTGATATTTTGTTTAAAGT TCCTTCTCCCAGTCCAAAGTCGAAGACAGCACTTCCACAGGACAACCTAGCACTAGGGCTGCAGCCGACCGATCCGGCGATGGCAGTTGCTCCCGGTGGAGGTACCACTGGTGGTACCGCCGTTGGTGGCGGTCCACCTGTCGTGACACCTGTAGTAGCTCGTAGCGTTACCACCAAAGAGGATCCCGCCGTATCCGGGTTCGATTCGCTGCCGAAAAAATCCAAGCAACCCACTACCAACCAGGGTTTCCCTCCGTCACTAG AACACCAACAATCAATCGAGATGGATCCGCTGTCATCGTACGTGATTACCGATTCCGGTATCTCTGAATCTTCCGAACCGCCATCGTCAATACTGGACTTCCAGTCGAATCTTCCGATCGTGGCACCGGTCGCGGTTGCCACGACTTCCCCGCAACAGTCCAACAATACGGTGGTAgtcggcggtggtgccggtactgTTGGTCAGGTGGTGGTACCCGTGGCGGGTACGACGGTTCCTGCAGTACCGGGCACTGCGGTGCCCACGGCTGTCGTCGCCGGAACTACAGCGGAAATGGGGCATTCCCGTAACTCGAGCAATACTAGTCAA ATGTCCAAAGGTTCCGGTTACAGCAGTTTCTCCCACAGTCAACATTCGAGGCAAAGCTCCGAGGGAGATTCAGGCCATCAGAG ATTCCGGCAACCGGCCATGGCCACCTTTCCGCATAGTAAACCGCTCATTACGGTATCGCACAGTACGGTGCCGTCCAGTAGTAGTGGCACaagcgcacaccaccaccagcccttAGTTAACGGTGGCTTGAGTCGTTTCGTGAATGCTAATAAGCAACTTCTCACTAGCGGCGGTAGCGGCAGCATCGCCGGATTCggtgggcaccaccaccatcatcggacaCCAACGAAGACGGTCACCGCTAACCGGTTACTGATGAAGCTGCGCCTTCCGCAAACGCCAAATTCGGACTCGGGCGACGAGCTGTACGCGACGCCGGACATCACGGTGCTATCGGATGCGGACAGCAGCGAGGACCAGACCGAACCGGGTGTCGATGAGTTCGGGACGCCAACGGCCGAGATACCGCTCGCGAAGCTGGTCAAGATCAAGAGCATGAACAATTTGGCCATCCCGAAGGGTAGCATGTTCCCAGACGAAGACCAACCGGACTACCAGGGACGGGCGAGCCTGCTGCTAGAGGCGGCAGCACTAGGTGTGGTCACCGATGATCTGAGCGTGCTGGCACCCGGTACGCCCGGGCTGCTCAACCTGAACCGCATGAAATCCATGGGCAATCTGTCCGCGTACGAGCGTGAGTTCGGCGACACGCCGGTAGATCTGCTGAAGCTCAAGAAGGACTTTGAAACGCGTCGGTTCAGCTttgcaaaaatgaaatcccTTACCGATCTGACGGTCGATGATGAGCGGGATGACGTATTGGTACGAAGGCGCCGCCAGGTGGAAGCCGATGAAAGAAGCTCACCGGACGCGGACGGTAAACCGCAGTCACCGGGTGCCCATTCCTTCACCGGTTCCGGCTTCGAGCAGGCCAAccgcttccttcccttccagaTGCGCAACTCATTCAATGGTGGCGTATACCGGAAGCGGTCCGGTATCGGGTACACCCGGTACATAGGGCTCGAGGATGATGTTACGTCGCCGGATATGGCGCGGCTCGCTTGCAGTAATATGACCAAGATTGGTTCGCTCGGTACGATACCGACGGCCGGATTCGATCAGGTTGACCATGTACCCTTCCTAACACCCAACATTGGCCGCAAACGATTCGCCTCGACCAACAcgagcgccaccagcagccctGATGAGAATGATCAGCCGGTGCTGAGCAGAGCGCAACAGAGCAAACACGTcgtaacgacgacaacgacctcAGCAGTAGCTGCCAAAGTAGTGGCACGTGGTGGTTCCACCCGATCGGCCAATCCATTCGAGCGAAACTTCCGCAAGAGTGCACCAATCGGTGGCTTGAGTCCCGACGGGACGatcccgatcggtggtgcgGCACTCTCGCTAGCCAACTGTTCATCCGCCTCCGTCCAGCAGCTgcccatcggtggtggtagtgggggtGGTGGCTACTTCCGGCAGTCCGATAGCAACTTCTACAACATTGCCCGCAACTATCCGATCGGGAAGTCATCGTCGGCGAACCTGGAATCGCTCAAGCATCGTTCCTCGTACAACAACTTTCCGCTCGGTCTGAAAACGTCCCCGAACGGTGCTGCAAACCTGGCGATCAGCAGTAGCAAAGTGACGGCCGCCGTTTCAAAGCTTGAGGGTGCCGGTGTCACTATGAAGGGAGGTACCGCGggcaccaacaccaagacATCCGGCGCGAAAGGGTCGACCGCAggttcggtggcggcgacggcagtgACGAAAGCGGTGCCCGTGACCGCGACGGCCATTCAACCAGCCGCGTCCGGAAATCGTGTCTTCCATAG ATTCCGCTCGGTAGTGCGCGTGGTGCTAAAGTTGATCATTAAAAGACCATCGACAAACCAATCGACAAACGATTGTCACAG AAATCCCAGCTCTAGCTCAATTCCAATGAGTGAAACCGGCTCACTGGATCGCATGAAGTCGGCAGTGGAACGACGGAAAAAGGGTGCCGGACTGGACGGAGACAACGGCACGGGACCGACGCTTTCGGGCCGTGTCGAGGGCACGCGCGTCAACACGGGGCTGATAATCGATGAGCTACTGAAAAACACCAAACTAGAACACATAGAAGATGAGAAAA ATCCCACCGGACTAGCGCTGTACATCAGTAGCGATGGTACGACGATGGTTGGCAGCCACGAGGTGCGCTCGCGAATGCCGGCCGGAGCATTCAAGCAGGTGGTTATGGAAAATCCAAgatag